The following nucleotide sequence is from Basilea psittacipulmonis DSM 24701.
GATTTTGGCAAGGATTAAATTTCTGTCTTGATGAATGATGGTGCTGAACGCTCGGATGTCTAATAATGTCAAGCGATTGGGGCTACTCACGATCCAAGAGGGGGTAGAAATTTGGCATAAATCCAAGTGTGAGAGGTCTTTGTACAAATATTCATCTTGTGGTTTAAATAAAACCGTCCCCTCCATTAGCTCACGTTGCCAGTTATCCGTATTCAAAACCTGTTCTTTGTTCCAGTGATCGATGATGTAAACTGGTTTTTTTAATCCCGCATAAAAAGGAAAGGAATAGTAATAATAACCGAGCATATATACCTCATCATTGGCTTGAATAGATGAAGACAAGGTTAGGGCGGCGGGTTGATAGTTTTTAGGGGAACGGAAAGTAAGCCAAATAACCGTCATGATTAAGGCGGTGGCAAAAAAAGTTACCCCTGCAAAATAAGACAAACGTTTGATAGCAGTGATTTTGCAGGCATAATACGCGTCAGCAATCAAATAAGCTAGAAAAAATGTAACGGGAAAAATATAGCCGATTAATTTGGAGTTGGGGATGGAGAAAAAAAGAGTCATCCATAACACCGCCACCCATGCCATTAAACGAATCTGAGCAGAAGGTTTGAAAGGGTGTTGAATGAGGCTTTTGAGCAGCCAATACAAATAAGGCAATACACAAGGCACCAGATAAATTAGGTAAAACCAAGCTGGATTGGGGTTGTTGAAGCTTTCATCGGTATAACGTTCAAAATGTTGCACGATAAAGAAGTAATGAAGAAAGCAGGGGTATTGGATTTGTACCGCGATTAACCATGGCAAGATGATGATCAATAATGTCAGCCAAGCCCAAGGAGCAGCGAGCAAAGGCAACATCAGTCGCCATTGTGCGGTTAAAACTAGCCAAAGACCGATCGCACCCGCAGGCAATACGATGCCGATTAAACCTTTGGCCAAAAAAGCCAATCCCGCTAGGCCATAAGCGACTATTAACCAGCTTTGATGGGGGTGTTGTGCGTTGATCAGTAAGGCACAATGCACGAAACAAACGATACACGCACTAATCAAGCCAGCTACCAGCATGTCTAAATTCGCATATTCGGCTCCCATAAATAACAAGGGTAAGGTGCTGGCAATGATGAGGTATAGCAAGGCAGTTCGTGGGTGTTGGTGTTTTTTGATTAAAAAATAGAAACTAAATATCCCAATCAAAGCCCCTAAAATCGGGGTTAAACGTGCCGCATATTCATGATGTCCAAAAATATTGAGGAACAAAGCGGTTAGCCAATACATCAAAGGCGGTTTATGAAAAAAAGGCTGATCATTTAAGGTGGGAATCAGGTAATTGCCTGAACGTATCATTTCCCAAGCGACCCCCACATATCGCCCCTCATCAGGGATTAAAAAAGGACGACTCCACGCATACAGAAAAAACCACAGAAAAACGCCTACTATCAGCCAAATACTGGATATTTTTTCACCACGATTCAGTAAACGATGGCAAAAGTCAAAAAGAAAAGCAAACTTGTGTTGAATGGTTTCGTTCGTACGATTGGGCATATTGGCTCACTGATTAAATGGGGTGACGAGGATGTGAAACGAGCATTTTAACATTCCCCAGATAGATTGTTGCAGCGAATGAGACGATTGGAGGGAGAGACAGCCCCCGCACCAGAGTGAAGTCGTGGCGGGATGATTGCAGCGAATGAGACGATTGGAGAGAGAGGCAGCCCTGCACCAGAGTGAAGTCGTGGCGGGATGATTGTAGCGAATGAGACGATTGAGGGAGCAATGATCTGAAAAGCATCGTTTAAGCATCGCAGATAGATCAAAACCTATGCAATGCAAGAAGTCTTAAAGATAATCTATTATTAAATCAGAAGATTTTGAATTGTTAGGTTGCAAAAAAAGCAACGCTTGTATTTCATAAATATTTCATTTTCATCGGGGAGGGGGTAGGCCTAAAAACAAGGGTTAACTATATGAAAAATAAGTAAGATGGGGTGTTTGGCTGACAAGAGTTAAATTGTTGGTCTTTGTTCTAGGCAAAGGACTACTATAAAATATAGGGTAGTTAGAACTTTTCTCTGAAAAAGTGAAAGGTAATGAAAATAATTATTGGTACTTACAAGAGTTTCTTATAGAGGGAATCGTTATGAATCGCCATTATAAAACAGTCTGGAGTCATGCCCGTCAACAGTGGGTGGTAACCTCTGAGTTAGCTAAATCTCATTCTAAATCCTCACGTTCGTCTGTTGTTAAAGCTGCAATAGCCACGTCTTTACTAGCTTTGGCAAGTGGTACAGCCTTTGCAGAGTGTACGGGGGGGTACAGCCACGATAACTTGTACAGGTGATACAGCTGGTCAACGCCAAAAAATCACCGATGACAATACGATATTTACTGTTGATTCAGGGGCTTCATTGAAGATAACAGGTGCTGAAGATAAAAGAGCTGGTTTAGAAACGACCCTTGATTATTCTGGATCAGGAAGTGGTCTTGGTGTAGTCATTGATTTAGATAATAAGAATTATAGCGGAACGAATAATGTTAATAATGCCACAATTATCAACAAAGGAACGATAGCTTGGAATGAAGCGAATAAAACAGGTGAACTTATCAAGTTCGGTAAAATAGGTTCGCAAGCACCTACAGCTACCAAGCTTTCTTTGACGAACGAGGCAGATGCCACCATTTCGCTAGATGTTGGGGATAGTAGTAAAGCATCTAAAGTAAGAGTTATCCATACGGCAGTTTATCCTGATAATCCTACTGATCCTAATGATTATTCTACAAGCATCATTAATAAAGGTACAATTTCTGCGACGAATGCGACTACCCCAGTTTCTAGTAGTGGCATAATGCAAGGCATTTATGCGGGTAACTATAACCCTAGCGTGACTAACTCAGGTACGATCTCCGTAAAATCAACAGATGCCAAAGTTGACGTAGATGGGCTTTTATTTAATACGACGACGGTTACTAATGGTCAGCCGATTGTTAATAATGAGGCAGGCGGTAAGATTACAGTTGAGGGTTTAAAGCAGTCTTCTGGTGTAAGAAGCACAACAGCTCAAAGTGCATTAGAAATGACCAATGCGGGTGAGATAACCGTTACTGGTCAAAAATCTTATGGCATTAACACAACGACCAATAACGGTGCGACAACAATCGAGAATAAAGGTAAGATTACAAGTAAAGGGGTGTTAGCAGGCCAAACCCTTGCCGAAGCTTATGGTGTGTATATAAATAGTCAATACAATGGTTATTCTAAAGCAGACGGTAATTTGACGGTTGGTGTGACGAATGAAGGTACGATAGACGTATCCTCTGAAATAGGGACTGCGACGACCATAGCAACCACAGACAGAAATAAATTCAGTAAGGCGGTGGGTGTTTATGGATATATTTCTGGTACAGATAATGATGTCACCCTTACTAATAAAGGGACTGGTAGTGCGATTAAGGTAACAGGTCCTCAAGCAGTGGGGATGTATGCTTCTGTAAATGCTGCAGGTAATGCGACTACCACAAATGAAGGTAATATAACGGTTACGCAAAACGCCAAAGGAATCCAGGAAGATTTATATTTGTATAGTAATTCAGTCGGTATGTATGCATTTTCTAGAGAAGGTAATGCGACCGCTGTCAATACAGGTACTATTACGCTTAAAGGCGAAGAGTCGAATGGACAGTCCTCTTATTATGATAGTAAGGAGATATCAGGAAGTACAAATAATAATACAGAATCTGGGCTGTATCCCGATAACCCCAAATTAGTGGGTATTATGGCAAATGGTCAAAATGCTACTGTAACGAATAGTGCTTCAATTAACGCCACATCAACGCTTTACGGCGTTCGTTCGGTGGGTATTGCACTTGAATTTGCCCCGAATGAAAGTTATAGACGTAAATCACTTTCCAATTATGAGGTTAAAAATAGTGGTGCTATTGATGTTTCTGGTGTGGGAGCAGGCGGTATTCTTGGTAGATCGTTTGGTAAGATTACTATTACCAATGAAGCAACAGGAACGATTAAGGCTACTTCAAATTCGTATGCTGGGGTAGATACCACTAAAACGAAGATTGATAATGCGGTAGGGATTCAAGGCTTCTCTTTCACAAACGATGTAAGCATTGATAACAAAGCCGATGTGACGGCCACAGCGAATGATACTTCTACCAATCTTAACGGCGGTGCATTTGGTATCTATGGTGCAGCAGCTGCTTCCATTACATCTCGTAATAATACGGCTCCATTATCTGGCAATCTCACTATTAAGAATACAGGAAATGTCAAAGTATCTGGTCAAACATCGACAGTAGGTATTTTTGGTGAGTCTTATAACAATACTTATTTTAAGGATCCAACAACTGTTAAGATTGAGAACTCTGGCGATATTAGCATTACGAAAAATCCTAGCTCTTCGACTTCCTTTGCGGCAGGTATTTATGCCAGTGCAAACACCACTACTTCAACTGTTGAGGTAAAAAATACCGCCTCAAAACTTGATATTAATGCAAATACGGCGACTGACAATGCTAAATCAGCAACAAGCCGTTCTTCAGCTGAGATGCAAGGAATCATTGCTAAAGGAAAATCAGCAAAAGTGGAGAATAGTGCCGTTATTACCGCTAATTCAAATTTAGCTGGATTAAATATGACGGGGATTCGATTGTACGCAGGCGACGGTGATGCTACCCTGACCAATACCGCTAAGATTACCGCTACCCAGACAGGGAAAATGGAAGCTAGCGCCACTTATCCAACGGGTGATGATATCTATTCCGCAGCGATTAAGGTAACAAACCGAGGAGCTACTGAGATTAAGAACAACGGTGCCATAAGCTTAGCAGGTAACTTGGTATCGGATGTATCTTCAGTATTTAATAATGCAGGTAATAGCCAAAATCTCAATAATATCTACAGTGATTATGTCAGAAAACTGATGGGTATCTATGTCAAAAATTATTCTAGTACAGATACACCAACAGTTGAAAACACGGGCGATATTAAAGGTGAGTCTAAACTATTTGCTACCCAGATTACTGGTGTTTATGTAAATAGTAACAGTGTAGCCACAGATGGGGTTATTAAAAATACAGGTGGAGAAATTGACCTTAAAGGTGCCTCTGCAGTGGGCTTGATGTCCTATGCAAATAAAGGTAAAGCAGAGATTACGTCAACAGGTACTAAGATTAAAGTCACCTCTCAAGCCAATACAGAAGCTGATGCAGCGAGTAAGTCGGAATTCTTACGCGTAGGCCCTGCAGTAGGGATTTATGCCCGCTCAACAAGTGGTGTGGCTAACATTACGAACCAAGCGGTAATCGAGGCAGAAGGTCCTACTGCAACCGCCATAGAAACTTATTCTGGTAGTAATACCACAAGCGTGACTAATGGGGCTGCTTTAACGGTAACAGGTAATGTAGCAACAGGGATTAAAGCTTATGGCAGTACCACTGCTGCAGGCGAAGCTACTAAAGTTACTAACTCAGCTGATATTACGATTACTCGCACTCCATCTAATACGACCACTAGTAGTGCAGCGATTTATGCACAAGCAGGTGGTAAGGGTGATGTAAAAGTTGAGAATACTAATACTGCCAGTAAGATTACCTTAACGGCAAATGCCGCGAGTGACAATACAACTGGCGGTGGTACCTTGTATGGTATTTATGCTTCAGGACAAGGTAAAAGTACGGTTGTCAATAAGGCAACGATTGTCGGTAATTCTAATCTAACAAGTCAATCCATTACAGGTATCTATGCTTCTGCAAGTAGTTTAGCAGCAGGTGATGTAAGTGTTGATACGGATAAAGATATAAACTTAACAGCGAGAACAGTCACTGGTATTAGTGCACAAAATGGCAATGGCAGTACCGCACTTAACTTAACAAAAGGCAATATTACGGTTACCGCTCAACCTGTAACATCGAATACAAGCTACGGTAGTGATACAGTAGGTTCGGCAACAGGTATCCAAGTAAGTGCTTCAGGAACAGGCAATGAAGCTAAAGTTGAAAATGCTGTGGCAGTGATGGCTAAAGCTATTGTCGATGCAGCGACTTATGGAGCAAGTGTCGGTAAGTATGAAACCGCACTCGGCATTAAAGTTAATGGCGGATCTGGTACGAATGCAACGCTAGTGAACAAGGGTGCGATTACCACTGAAGGGGCATCTTCTATTGGTTTAATGGCTACGGCATATTCTAGTACAACAATTGCAAAAGTTGAAAACAATGCCGCGATTACTACCACTCAGAAAGGTAAAAATATCAGTGGTGTAGCGTCTAATATTTCAGCGGCAATCATGGGCACTGCTCAGTATGCTAACGTAGATGTTACTAACAATGGTGCAATTACCTTAAATGGCGAAGCTCTTTCAGATGATACAACTGTTGCTACAACTCCTACATTAAGCACGACTGAATCGAAATTAGTCGGTATTTATGGTGAATTAACTAACAGTAGTAACACTAAAGAGTTAACTGTTAAGAATAACGCTGCCATAACAGGTACGTCAACACTTGATAGTACCTCAGTGGTGGGTGTGCTAGCGACCTCAGAAGGAAATGGCACAGTTAAGATCATTAACGATACTAGTGATAGCACTATTAACTTAACAGGTGCTTCAGTAGCAGGTTTGATGACCTCAGGTGGTCAAAACATTGATATTCAGTCTAAAGGCGGTGATATTACTGTAACAGCAACGGCTGACAAAGGTGTTGCAAAAGGTATCTTTATCAATACGAACTCTGCCGTTATTACAGGTACTTCTGATTTAACCAATAAAGCATTAGTAGGTATTCGTGCGGCTAGTAATGGCAGTGGTGGTGCAAGCGTTACCAACAAAGGTAATATTGCACTTACACATGACCAATCGGCTGTTCAAGGTAATAAGCAAGGCTTTGAAAGTGTAGGTATCTACGCAAGTTCTTCAACTAGTGTGGCGAAAATTGAGAACACTGGTGCAACGGTTACTGTTGAGAATCCAATATCTTTTGGTCAAGTAAATTCACGTGCTTTGAAAGCAGAAGGTGCAACTAAGGCTGAAGTAACGAATGATAGTGCTTTGACTATTAAGAAAACAGCTTCCGTATATGCAGAAGGAATCAGAGCAACTGCTAATGCTACTACAGGAACCGCCACGGTGAATAACAAAGGTGAGATTAATGTAGAGTCTAGTGCTAGTAACGCTTATGCTGCGGGTATTTACAGCACTGCAGGTGAAGTAACTGTGGAGAATACAGCTAATATTACTTCCGTTGCAGATAGCTCGAATAATTATGCTGCAGGCATTGTGTCGACTAACAGTTCAGCAACGGATGTTACGCTTAAAAACTTAAATAATGCGGTCATTAAAGCCACTAATAATGGCACTGGTAGTGCTAGAGGTATTTATGCGACTGCATCAACTACGAAAGGTACCGTTAAGATTGAAACGGCAGCAGGGACTAGTATTGTTACTGACAATGCTGCAGGTAAAGCACAGGGTCTTTATGTAGCTAGCGCACTAAATAGTAATATCCAGAATAATGGTACTATTACAGCAACCACTGCAAAAGATGCTTATGGTATTCAAGATGGTAGCTTAAATAGCGTCATTACAAATACGGCAGATATTAAAGCAACAGGCACTTCTTCTGCTTATGGTATGTACGTTGAAAACACAACTTCGAAAACGGTAGGTGGAACAACAAAACAACAATGTTTTGGTAATTTCTGCTTTGATGTTACTGAAGGTGGTACTAACGTATTCACTTCTAACTTAGTGTCTAGCAATATTACCAACGATGCGAATCTAACCGTTAAGGCTAATAATGCCACGGATTCGGCTGGTATTTATGTTGGTTTTGGAGCTGATACGACAGCTGCTTCGATTACTAACACGAAAACCATTGAACTTACTGGCTCATCAGATAAAGCAACGTCATTACGTCGCAGTGCGATTACATTTGCTAGTGATGGTAATACCGCGAAGGCTACATTCACGGTGGATAACAGTGGTACGATCCAATCTGATGATAATAGCTATGCGATTACATTAAGCCAGATAGCTAATCCAGCTACTGGTGCTATCGAAGACAATGAAACAAACATCGCCATTACCAATACCGGAACGATTAGCTCGGCGTTAGGTGTGAAAACACAAGCTGGTGCGGATAGTTATACTCAGACAGGTTCAAACTCTATGTTTGAGGGTGTGCTAGATATGGATAAAGGCGATGATGTAGCAACTTTCGAAGATGGATACATTATCGGCAAGATCTATATGGGTGAAGGTAGTGATACGGTTTCGATTGCGTCTAATGTTGATACTACTGGTTTAACCGTCTTAGATGGTGGCGATGATTATGGTACTGCAGATGGCTGGGTAGATACGCTAATCTTAAACGGTGAGCGTCAGATCTTCACGGATAATCAAGGAACGACCGCTACTTCTCGTGCTGGCAATACAGGAATAAACCTATTGGATTGGGAAAACATCGATTTGGGTGATGGCACGACAGAATCTGTTGCAACCTTAGCAGGTAACTTAGAGGCTGAAACAGTCAACATTGCAAATAATGCTACCTTGAAGATGAGTGAAGATATTAATTCTCCAACGATCAAGGGTAGTGTTGTCAACTCAGGTACGATTGACCTAACAGGTAATAAACAAACAGGCGATACCCTTACTATCGATGGTAACTATACAGGTAATAGCGGCAGTACGATTAAACTTAACTTTGTACTCAATGATGACAAAGAGTTTGCAGCTTCTGACAATGTCGTTATTACGGGTACCGCTTCTGGTGAATCAACAGTAGAGTTACTTGGAGAAGATAATACGGCTGTCGTGTTAGACGGTAATGCGGAAGAAGTTAGCTTGGCAACAAGCAAATTACCGATTATCTCTGTTCAAGGAAATAGTGACTTCCAAGTGACTGACTTTAAACTAACAGGTACATTAGAGACAACAGGTGCATCTGATGTTAAGTTGGTAAGAAACGGTGCAAATAACTACTACTGGGGACCTAGTTATGCTTGGGTAACTAACCGAGTGGGTGCAAACGCGACTAACTACTTAGGTATGATTCGCGTCAACCAAGAACAAGGCTTTATGACACTTTCTACGTATCATGAACGCCGTGGCGATAATATTTACACCTATCCAGAAAACAAACAAAGCTGGGGACGTATCTATGGTCGTCATATTTCTCAAGATGGTGCACAGTTTATCGGTTTAGATACAAACTTCTATGGTATCCAAATCGGCCATGACTTCCGTATTCGTTATAACGAAAATGGCAGACGTGATCAAACAGGCGTGTACTTTGCTTATAACCAAGCATCAGCTGATTTCATGAACTATACACGCGATGATCCTAAGACTGGTCGCGGTACGGCTAAGAACTTCAGCTTAGGTATTACTCATACTCGTCTATACGCGAATATGACATACATTGACTTAGTTGCTCAAGTTTCGCATACACGCAACAAATATAAACCGATTGCTAAAGAGGCGAGAGGTCAAGACACTTGGGGTTATGCGTTATCTGCTGAATACGGTCGTCCATTCGTGATTAATGAGCGTCGTGCTTTGGATAATGCTTATACTACTCGTTGGACAATTGAACCACAAGCTCAATTAGTGTATCAGTATATGCACATGAATGATTTCCGTGATGAAACACGTGAAATTGCTACGAATGTCCAACACGCCTTGAGAGGTCGCTTGGGTGCAAGAGCGGTTTACCATACCAATGAGAAAAATACCGTGTATGCAGTGGCTAATATTTGGCATGATTTCTTGAAACCAAGAAAAATGAATATTGGTGAAGATGCGATACGTGAAACTTACGCCTCAACATGGGGTGAACTCGGTGTGGGTAGTTCAATGAAGTTTAACCGCAATACCGCTATCTATGGCGATGTACGCTATGAACGTAGTTTATCAGGTACTAAACGCCATGGTGTGAGAGGTACTGTAGGATTGAGCTACAACTGGAAATAATTTTTCTAAGTAACTAATCTCCTCCCATATTCCTCCCTAGCCCCAATACTAGGGAGGTTTTTTTGTGCACGTGGTGGATCTCATGCACAAAAAATCGCAAAATTTGTGCACGTGGTAGATCTCATGCACAAAAAATCGCAAAATTTGTGCACGTGGTAGGTCTCATGCACAAAAAATCGCAAAATTTGTGCACGTGGTAGATCTCATGCACAAGAAATCGCAAAATTTGTGCATATGGTAGATCTCATGCACAAAAAATCGTAAAATTTGTGCATATGAAATGTTGATGAATGAGGTGGATCATGGGGCAGGAGAAAACTTATCAGTTACCTGATTTATTTAATCTGGGCAATATTGAAAATAAAACTATTTTAAAAGCGTGTAATGTGGCTCATCAAGCACTAGGGGAGCTGAAAGGGGTGGTGCATAGCATGCCAAACCAAAATATTTTGCTGACAACATTGCCGATACAAGAAGCAAAGGAAAGTTCTGCCATAGAAAATATTATCACCACCCAAGATGATCTATATAAAAGTAATGCCGATAATTTAGAGTTTCCCTCGATTGCCGCGAAAGAGGTGCATCGTTATGGTTTAGCGATGGCAATTGGTTATGAACAGGTTAAGCAACATAAATTAATCACATTAAGATTAATTAAAGATGTACAAGAGCGATTAGAGGGAAATAACGCGGGTTTTCGCCAACAAGCGGGTACTGCTTTGATTAATCAACACACTGGGGAAACGGTTTACACGCCCCCACAATTACCGTCTGAAATTGAAAATGGTATGGCAAAACTGACTGAGTTTATCAATAATTCAGAACAAATTGATTATGATCCATTGGTTAAAATGGCATTAATTCATCATCAGTTTGAAAGTATTCATCCATTTTATGATGGTAATGGTCGAACAGGTCGAATTATCAATATTCTTTACCTTATCCAACAAGATCTGTTGGAAACCCCTATTTTGTACCTTTCACGTTATATTAATCAGCATAAAGAACAATATTATCGATTAATTCAACAAGTCAGAGATACGCAAAATTGGGAAGAGTGGATTTTGTTCATACTCCAAGGCATTGCTCAAACAGCGAAACAAACAACCGTATTGATTAATCAAATCAAAGAATTTATGCAAAAACATAAGCACCTCATTCGCCGTGAATTACCTAAGATTTACAGTCATGAACTTATCAATAATATTTATCAGTATCCTTATACAAAAATTGATTTTGTTGCCAGAGACTGTCGTATTCATCGCAATACTGCAAGTAAGTATTTAGAAGAACTGGTCAAACTCGGGGTGCTGAAAAAAGAAAAAATAGGTAAAGATAATTTTTATATCAATACCAATTTATTTAATTTGTTGGGGGAGTAAGCAAAAACCCACAGCAACAATCGCCATGGGTTTGGGTTGATTAGAAGTAGTCGTTTATCGTTCCTACTAAGATGATGAGGGTGAGGGCAGCTAGTGACAAGGCGAAAAAAGAACGCTCTTGCCTTAAACATAAATGCACAATCTAGAAAAATGTCGTTGAAACAAGTGTTCATAACAGTGTGAAAGACAAATAAGTGGCATGAAACTCACAAAAAACGCGATGTTGTGGTTATTTTTATACACTTTGAATTTGAATTAAAAAAGGATGTGTGACTAGGCAAATTTTGGCTTTCCAAAGATTTTTGCCTAAAATTCAGCTGAATAATAATCAGATTTATATTGAGAATAATTATCATTAATAGTATCTTTATAAATGTTTCGTTGGTTTGTGAAGCGTTGGGGCCACCTGCTAACGAAGTGGACACAAAGGCAAAAGGCGAGTTTCGGATATGAAACGGATGCAGGATCGCGTTTTTGCGGTAGTAAATGTTCTCTATGACAAACAGGGATAAAGTGGTACAAGGAGTAGGTATGAGGTTGTACAAAACAAAATTATCGGTGGTGACGTGTTTAGCACTGACTTCTGTGGCATTTGCACAGGAACAAAATGACGTTGAATTAGAAAAAATTGTGGTGACCGCAGAACGCAAGCTCAAGCAGTCTTTGGGGGTGAGTGAGTTACCTGCCCAAGAGATAGAAAAATCGGCGGTTGTTAATGATGTGTCGGATTTGTTGCGTAAAATGCCGGGGGTGAATTTAACGGGAAATACCGCAACGGGTCAGCGTGGTAATGCCCGTCAGATCGACATTCGTGGGATGGGGCCTGAGAATACGTTGATTTTGATTGATGGTCGTCCAGTGACCTCGCGTCATTCGGTGCGTTATAGTTGGCGTGGTCAAAGGGATACGCGTGGTGATACGAACTGGGTGCCTGTTGAGGATATTGAGTCAGTCGAAGTGCTAAGAGGTCCAGCGGCTGCCCGTTATGGTTCAGGTTCGATGGGTGGCGTAGTCAATATCACGACAAAGAAAACATCTAAGGTGTTCAAAGGCTCGCTTACCTACTATACGAATATTCCTGAAGATGGCGATGAGGGTGGCACAAATCGAGTCGGCTTTAGCGTC
It contains:
- a CDS encoding Fic family protein, producing MGQEKTYQLPDLFNLGNIENKTILKACNVAHQALGELKGVVHSMPNQNILLTTLPIQEAKESSAIENIITTQDDLYKSNADNLEFPSIAAKEVHRYGLAMAIGYEQVKQHKLITLRLIKDVQERLEGNNAGFRQQAGTALINQHTGETVYTPPQLPSEIENGMAKLTEFINNSEQIDYDPLVKMALIHHQFESIHPFYDGNGRTGRIINILYLIQQDLLETPILYLSRYINQHKEQYYRLIQQVRDTQNWEEWILFILQGIAQTAKQTTVLINQIKEFMQKHKHLIRRELPKIYSHELINNIYQYPYTKIDFVARDCRIHRNTASKYLEELVKLGVLKKEKIGKDNFYINTNLFNLLGE